GCAGTTCTCCTCACATTCACCACATTCCAAACATGAAGATGCAGGTGCATTTTTCTTGGCTAAATTATCATAGTAGAAATAATGTAAAAACTGGAGTTCAATGGATTGTTTAACATCATTATAAAGAGCAAAGAACTTTGAAATTGGAATATCTTCAGGGCATGCATCCAAACAGTAATCACATCCCGTACATGGAATTGCTATTGAATGTTTAATGATTTCAACTACATCTCCAATAACCTTCAATTCATCTTCAGTCAATGGATTGAAATCTTTCATATAACTTAAATTGTCTTCCAGCTGCTCCAATGAACTTACACCAGACAATACTGTTAAAACACCTTCCAAACTGGCTGCAAACCTAATTCCCCAAGATGCAAGTGACAAATCAGGATTGTAGCTAGTTAATATTTTACCGGCATCTTCCGGAATATTTACAAGTGTTCCTCCTTTTAAAGGTTCCATTACAATAATGTCCTTATTGTATTTTCTGGCTACTTCATAACATTTCCCTGACTGAATTCCCTCATTGTCCCAGTCAAGATAATTTATCTGTAACTGAACAAATTCTATAGAAGGATGCTCACTTAATATTTTATCAAGAGTTTCTGCATCATCATGAAATGAAATTCCGAGATGTCTGATAAAGCCTTCTTCCTTTAATTTTTCTGCAAATTCAAAGCACTTTAACTGCGGAATGATTCCATTGTAGAAGTTGTTTGTAATATTGTGCAGCATGTAATAATCAAAATACTCAACACCGCATCTTTCTTTTTGCTCACTGAATATTTCTTCAAGGTTATGTGAAGGTTTAAGCATGTATACAGGTAATTTATCAGCTATTATTACATCTTCTCTCGGATATCTTTCAGTAACTGCTTTTCTAAGTGCCACTTCACTTAATCCGTCATGGTATCCATATGCAGTATCAAAGTAATTGAATCCGCTTTCAATATATTTATCAACCATTTCAAATATCTGTGGCAGGTCAATATCTTTCGGATCATCACTATTACAGGGTAACCTCATAGATCCAAAACCAAATTTTTTCATATTATCTCCTCTTTTTTATAATGGGAGCCATTCTATAAACTCTTTAATATAATCATTGCAAAACTCCCAGGTATGTTCTCCTGAAGAGCATCTGAACTCCACATCAACATTTCTTGATTTTAAGTAATTATAATAATCTATGTTCTCATCATACAAGAAGTCATTATCTCCAACTGCCATGAAAATCTTTGGAATTTCAATATCATTAGCTATCAAATCATCAATTAAAAATTTGGGGTCCATGTCACTTCCGATTACTTTATTCAAGTCTCCGAAACAGGACTGGGCAAAAGATTTTGAAGACAATAAATCATCTCCTTCACCCCAGTTATGCAAATCATCTGTCAGCAACGCTGCAGAGATTGCTCCAATATATCCGAAAGTGTCATGGTATTTTAATCCGTTTCTAATAGCTCCATATCCTCCCATTGAAAATCCTGCAAGATATGTGTCTTCTTTTTTATGAGATAGTGGGAAAATGTTTCTTGTCATTTCAACAAGTTCACGACCTATAAACTCCCCATAATATTTGTGGGATTCTTTTTGGTCCACATAAAAGCTATTTTCTCCACTTGGCAGGACAACTGCAATATTATGGTCTTCTGCAAATTTTTGAATTGTAGTGTTTGCTAAAAATATATCATCACTGCCGAAAAGCCCATGCAGCAGATACAATGTTTTATATGGCTTTTCTACTATTTCTTCAGTGCCCTGCAAGTAATGTATATTGTCTGCAGGTAAAATTACACTTAATGATGTTCTTCTCTGAAGTGACTTGCACTTAATATCTCCTCTAAACAATACCATAATATCACAAACTGTTGCACATTACAACATAATTTTTAATTTTTTTAATATATAACTGTTGTGTTTAACAACCATTTTATTTCTGTTATTTGCAAATTAAAATTAAATATTCCATTCCGCTTTTCATGCCTTTTATGGCTACAAATGAAAAAAATAATGGAACCAATCAAGCATATTCTTAAAATTTATTATAATAATTAAAAAAAATACAATTATTATAATCCTTCCAGGCCAGTTAATATTTATTTTCTTAAAGAAAAGGACACAGTAATAATAAATAGTCAAAATTACTATAATACTAAGCAAAATCACATTTACAACATCTTTAATCATAGAACACATACACCCAAAATAATATTATCTCAAAATTATATACATGGAATAATAATAGCAATTAAAATAAAAGATATATAAAATAGCCTAGATGGCCAATTATCTTTTTCTACAAGAGGATTAGGATTCCAAATTGTATAATAGTTATAACAATGCCATGATAAAACAAATATT
This genomic stretch from Methanobrevibacter smithii ATCC 35061 harbors:
- a CDS encoding aldo/keto reductase gives rise to the protein MKKFGFGSMRLPCNSDDPKDIDLPQIFEMVDKYIESGFNYFDTAYGYHDGLSEVALRKAVTERYPREDVIIADKLPVYMLKPSHNLEEIFSEQKERCGVEYFDYYMLHNITNNFYNGIIPQLKCFEFAEKLKEEGFIRHLGISFHDDAETLDKILSEHPSIEFVQLQINYLDWDNEGIQSGKCYEVARKYNKDIIVMEPLKGGTLVNIPEDAGKILTSYNPDLSLASWGIRFAASLEGVLTVLSGVSSLEQLEDNLSYMKDFNPLTEDELKVIGDVVEIIKHSIAIPCTGCDYCLDACPEDIPISKFFALYNDVKQSIELQFLHYFYYDNLAKKNAPASSCLECGECEENCTQHIKIIDELKKVRDLLEVDLESML
- a CDS encoding alpha/beta hydrolase, producing the protein MVLFRGDIKCKSLQRRTSLSVILPADNIHYLQGTEEIVEKPYKTLYLLHGLFGSDDIFLANTTIQKFAEDHNIAVVLPSGENSFYVDQKESHKYYGEFIGRELVEMTRNIFPLSHKKEDTYLAGFSMGGYGAIRNGLKYHDTFGYIGAISAALLTDDLHNWGEGDDLLSSKSFAQSCFGDLNKVIGSDMDPKFLIDDLIANDIEIPKIFMAVGDNDFLYDENIDYYNYLKSRNVDVEFRCSSGEHTWEFCNDYIKEFIEWLPL